One window from the genome of Chloroflexota bacterium encodes:
- a CDS encoding site-2 protease family protein, producing the protein MKLFTIASITVRVHYTWFLAFLLIAWSVPRTMFPFGYFGWTELTYWIVGSLAALLIFGSVLFHEFAHSFMALARGMKVESITLFIFGGAAVLKSEPRRPSDEFFIAVVGPASSLLLALIFLVLSITLPLDVPARVLLTQLAFINGGLALFNLLPGFPLDGGRVFRAIVWGVTGSMRRGTTIATIVGQVFAIGLIAFGLIFFIRGVYLTGVWLIFIGWFLNGAAAANRRQFSRDEALRNIPVSSLMRANPPIVRPDETMDRVVLTMLLRDGVRSVPVVQDGHVIGVITIGDARNVPQSAWPETTVGQAIASSSLISVGPDESILHAFDLFDEHSARQMLVMRGDELLGVLNHEDLVRFLELSRELGVEATLGRRET; encoded by the coding sequence ATGAAGCTCTTTACCATTGCAAGCATCACGGTACGAGTCCACTACACGTGGTTCTTGGCGTTTTTGCTCATCGCCTGGTCGGTGCCGCGTACTATGTTTCCGTTCGGTTATTTTGGCTGGACGGAATTGACGTATTGGATTGTGGGGAGCTTGGCCGCGCTGCTCATCTTTGGTTCGGTGCTCTTCCACGAGTTTGCCCATTCCTTCATGGCGCTGGCGCGCGGCATGAAGGTAGAGAGCATTACGCTCTTCATATTTGGCGGCGCCGCCGTGCTCAAGTCCGAGCCGCGACGGCCCAGTGACGAATTCTTCATCGCCGTGGTGGGACCCGCGAGCAGCCTACTTCTTGCCCTCATCTTCCTGGTTCTAAGCATTACCTTGCCGCTGGACGTGCCCGCACGAGTCCTCTTGACACAACTGGCCTTCATAAACGGCGGACTTGCCCTTTTCAATCTGCTCCCCGGCTTTCCGTTGGACGGCGGCAGAGTTTTCCGCGCTATCGTCTGGGGGGTTACCGGTAGCATGCGCAGAGGGACTACCATTGCCACCATCGTCGGGCAGGTCTTCGCAATCGGCCTGATTGCCTTCGGCCTAATCTTCTTCATTCGGGGCGTCTACTTAACCGGAGTCTGGTTGATTTTCATCGGCTGGTTCCTGAATGGCGCAGCAGCGGCAAATCGCCGCCAATTTTCACGGGACGAGGCGCTCCGCAACATACCCGTATCCAGCCTGATGCGCGCCAATCCACCTATCGTACGCCCCGATGAGACCATGGACCGCGTCGTGCTCACCATGCTCCTACGCGATGGTGTCCGCTCAGTGCCGGTTGTGCAGGACGGTCACGTGATCGGAGTCATCACCATTGGCGATGCGCGCAACGTGCCGCAGAGCGCCTGGCCGGAGACTACCGTGGGCCAAGCCATAGCCTCATCTTCGCTGATTTCCGTGGGCCCGGACGAGTCCATCCTTCATGCCTTCGATCTGTTCGACGAGCACTCCGCACGCCAAATGCTTGTCATGCGCGGTGACGAGCTGCTGGGCGTGCTCAATCACGAAGATCTCGTTCGCTTCCTGGAACTCTCCCGCGAGCTTGGCGTCGAGGCCACACTCGGGCGACGCGAGACCTAG
- the ribH gene encoding 6,7-dimethyl-8-ribityllumazine synthase yields the protein MARTIEGTLEAGDHRFAIVAARFNELFVDRLVQGAVDGLKRHGVKDGAIDVVRVPGSLEIPVTAQRLAANQSYGAIICLGVVIRGATVHFEHVADGTASGIAHVALAADIPVINGLIAAETLEQAMERSGAKLGNKGFDAAMAALEMANLLQQL from the coding sequence GTGGCACGTACGATTGAAGGCACGCTCGAAGCCGGCGACCACCGCTTTGCCATCGTAGCGGCGCGTTTCAACGAACTCTTCGTAGACCGCCTGGTCCAGGGCGCTGTGGACGGTCTCAAGCGTCATGGCGTAAAGGATGGCGCGATCGACGTCGTACGCGTGCCCGGTTCTTTGGAAATCCCAGTTACCGCCCAGCGCCTCGCTGCCAATCAGAGCTACGGCGCTATCATCTGCTTGGGAGTTGTGATTCGCGGCGCTACCGTGCACTTCGAGCACGTGGCCGACGGCACGGCGAGCGGCATTGCCCACGTCGCGCTGGCCGCCGATATCCCCGTCATCAACGGCCTGATTGCGGCCGAAACCCTCGAACAAGCCATGGAACGATCCGGCGCCAAGCTCGGCAACAAAGGCTTCGACGCCGCCATGGCCGCCCTGGAAATGGCGAACCTGCTGCAGCAACTGTAG
- a CDS encoding bifunctional 3,4-dihydroxy-2-butanone-4-phosphate synthase/GTP cyclohydrolase II: MPLATIEEAIEEFRQGNFVIVIDDKDRENEGDLCIAAEKITAEKVNFMAKYGRGLICAPLTAQRLDELRIPLMVSNNDTMYGTAFTVSVESRHGVASGISASDRATTIKALVNPNTKPSDLIMPGHTFPLRACDGGVLVRAGHTEASIDLTKLAGLYPGAVVCEIMDEDGTMMRLPQLKEFAARHGITIISIADLIEYRYRTETIARRVARTRIPTDYGEFTALAYESTADWQEGIALVTGTITPDEPVLVRVHSQCATGDALGSLRCDCGMQLRLAMQMVQEEGTGIILYLNQEGRGIGLMNKMRAYELQDEGLDTVEANHRLGLGADQRNYGFGCQVLKDLGAHKVRLLTNSPIKEAALSIYGLEMVERVPLSVQPNSENLRYLQTKRDRLGHDLSLITQDTE; encoded by the coding sequence ATGCCACTAGCTACGATTGAAGAGGCCATTGAGGAATTCCGCCAAGGCAACTTCGTCATTGTCATCGATGACAAGGACCGCGAGAATGAAGGCGATCTTTGCATTGCGGCCGAGAAGATCACGGCCGAGAAGGTCAATTTCATGGCGAAGTACGGGCGTGGCCTCATTTGCGCGCCGCTCACCGCCCAACGCTTGGACGAACTGCGCATCCCGCTGATGGTATCGAACAACGACACTATGTACGGCACGGCGTTCACCGTTTCCGTGGAGTCGCGGCACGGTGTGGCCAGTGGAATTTCCGCTTCAGATCGAGCTACCACCATCAAAGCGTTGGTCAATCCCAACACCAAACCGAGCGACCTTATCATGCCGGGTCACACGTTTCCCCTGCGCGCCTGTGATGGCGGGGTGCTGGTGCGCGCCGGCCATACCGAAGCCAGCATAGACCTCACCAAGCTTGCCGGCCTCTACCCGGGGGCAGTGGTCTGCGAAATCATGGACGAAGACGGCACGATGATGCGCTTGCCGCAACTCAAGGAATTCGCCGCCAGGCATGGCATCACCATCATCAGCATTGCCGACCTCATCGAATACCGCTACCGCACGGAGACTATTGCGCGCCGCGTCGCGCGCACCCGCATCCCGACGGACTATGGCGAATTTACGGCACTGGCGTACGAGAGCACTGCCGACTGGCAAGAAGGCATCGCGCTTGTCACCGGCACGATTACGCCGGATGAACCGGTGCTGGTGCGTGTGCACTCGCAATGTGCCACCGGCGATGCGCTCGGGTCGTTACGCTGTGATTGCGGCATGCAACTGCGCTTGGCTATGCAGATGGTGCAGGAGGAAGGCACGGGCATCATCCTCTATCTAAATCAAGAAGGCCGCGGCATCGGTCTCATGAACAAGATGCGCGCGTATGAATTGCAGGACGAGGGATTGGATACCGTAGAAGCCAATCATCGCCTTGGGCTGGGCGCGGACCAGCGCAACTACGGCTTCGGCTGCCAGGTGCTCAAGGACCTGGGAGCGCACAAGGTGCGCTTGCTCACCAACAGCCCCATCAAGGAGGCGGCGCTTAGCATCTACGGCCTGGAAATGGTCGAGCGCGTACCCCTCAGCGTGCAACCGAACAGCGAAAACCTGCGCTATCTGCAGACGAAACGTGATAGACTGGGTCACGATCTGTCGTTAATCACCCAGGACACGGAGTAA
- a CDS encoding riboflavin synthase — protein sequence MFTGIVTALGTVTHFAASADEADLEIAAPEIASTLSPGESVAVNGTCLTVATLEPPAFACKLTPETLSRTGLGDLSPGDRVNLEPALRVGDSLGGHIVQGHVDATGTILARTPVGDSVVMRFTAPPEVLRYLIVKGSVAVDGVSLTVSELNAQDFAVSLVQYTQEHTNLTRQPLGARVNLEVDLFAKYVERLLVHD from the coding sequence ATGTTTACCGGCATTGTCACAGCGCTTGGCACCGTAACCCACTTCGCTGCTTCGGCTGATGAGGCGGATTTGGAGATTGCGGCCCCGGAGATCGCCAGTACCCTCAGCCCCGGCGAGAGCGTTGCCGTGAACGGCACGTGCCTCACCGTGGCAACACTTGAGCCACCAGCGTTTGCGTGCAAACTCACGCCGGAAACCCTCTCTCGAACAGGATTAGGCGACCTCTCTCCAGGTGACCGCGTAAACTTGGAACCGGCACTGCGCGTCGGCGATAGCCTAGGCGGACACATAGTCCAAGGGCACGTAGACGCTACCGGCACAATCCTTGCGCGAACTCCAGTGGGCGACTCTGTGGTAATGCGGTTTACCGCGCCGCCGGAAGTGCTCCGATATCTGATCGTGAAAGGCTCGGTTGCCGTAGATGGTGTCAGTCTTACCGTTTCCGAGCTAAACGCGCAGGACTTTGCAGTCTCCCTGGTACAATATACGCAGGAACATACGAACCTGACGCGCCAGCCGCTCGGCGCCAGGGTAAACTTGGAAGTAGACCTGTTTGCGAAATACGTGGAACGTTTGCTAGTACACGACTAA
- the ribD gene encoding bifunctional diaminohydroxyphosphoribosylaminopyrimidine deaminase/5-amino-6-(5-phosphoribosylamino)uracil reductase RibD translates to MFATAKTRVPPPNTPQAISMPNDHMNRALKLAEQAQGRTSPNPAVGAVIVRDGVVVGEGATQPPGQAHAEVTALNVAGDAARGADLYVTLEPCAFRGRTPPCTEAIIAAGIRRVSIGVLDPHPRINGQGVARLRTAGIQVRVGVNAEQARQCHAAYLYSMKTGLPFVTLKMAMSADGKVATGDNETTYLTSEAARTMVHELRDRSDAIVVGVNTVIADDPRLTTRLARADVHHPRRYILDSSGRTPRCARILGPDLPGATTIVTTIAAAADRLEQYRTRNADVWSLPSADERVDVPSFLRRLGADGVRSVLLEGGPTLAAAFLDAGCVQQFLLFVAPILVGNDNAPSLLAGRDGNEAAAIRRFNFSSVVQIGPDVLLTADLSDVDC, encoded by the coding sequence ATGTTCGCTACGGCTAAGACTCGTGTGCCTCCTCCCAACACGCCGCAGGCCATTAGTATGCCCAATGACCACATGAATCGCGCCCTCAAATTGGCAGAACAGGCGCAAGGGCGCACGTCGCCTAATCCTGCGGTCGGCGCCGTTATCGTGCGAGACGGTGTTGTGGTCGGTGAAGGCGCCACGCAGCCGCCTGGCCAAGCACACGCAGAAGTCACGGCGCTCAACGTAGCAGGTGACGCCGCCAGGGGAGCCGACCTCTACGTGACACTTGAGCCCTGCGCATTTCGTGGGCGCACGCCGCCGTGCACGGAGGCAATCATTGCCGCCGGCATTCGACGCGTCAGCATTGGCGTCCTCGATCCTCATCCGCGGATCAACGGCCAGGGCGTGGCACGTCTGCGAACCGCCGGGATTCAAGTACGTGTTGGGGTCAACGCGGAGCAGGCTCGGCAGTGCCACGCAGCATACCTCTACAGCATGAAAACCGGCCTGCCGTTTGTCACCTTGAAAATGGCCATGAGCGCTGACGGCAAAGTGGCGACGGGCGACAATGAAACGACCTATTTGACAAGTGAAGCCGCGCGCACCATGGTGCATGAACTGCGCGACCGCAGCGATGCTATTGTCGTCGGCGTGAACACGGTCATTGCCGACGACCCGCGCTTGACCACGCGCCTGGCGCGAGCGGACGTGCATCACCCCCGCCGTTACATCCTTGATAGCAGCGGCAGAACGCCGAGATGCGCCAGAATTCTCGGCCCGGATCTCCCCGGTGCGACGACAATCGTAACAACGATCGCAGCAGCAGCCGACCGGCTGGAGCAGTATCGCACGCGCAACGCCGACGTGTGGTCGCTGCCGTCTGCGGACGAGAGGGTTGATGTGCCAAGCTTTTTGCGGCGGCTGGGGGCGGACGGTGTCCGTTCCGTACTCTTGGAAGGCGGTCCCACTCTGGCTGCGGCCTTTCTGGATGCCGGCTGTGTGCAACAGTTTCTGCTCTTTGTCGCGCCGATCCTGGTTGGCAATGACAATGCGCCGTCGCTGCTTGCCGGTCGGGATGGAAATGAGGCCGCTGCCATACGACGCTTTAACTTTTCGTCTGTAGTGCAAATCGGCCCAGACGTGCTTCTGACCGCCGATCTTAGCGATGTGGACTGCTAG
- a CDS encoding cysteine desulfurase family protein — protein MSDLIYLDHAATTPVDPAVLDAMLPYLTEQWGNPSGIYSIARQAKRAVEEAREDIADVFLCSPNEIVLTGSGSEGANLALKGVAYARRDEGRHVITTQIEHHAVLHTCHRLEREGFEVTYLPVDRHGIVNLDALRAAVRPDTVLLSMMIANNEVGTVQPLQEAIVAARELNEDIVVHTDAVQAAGCMDLDVEELDIDLMSIAAHKFYGPKGIGALFTRRGTPLIPLVQGGGQERNRRSGTENVPYAVGMAKALALSQAHRDERNAHCRALRDRLLGSVCEGIEIAERTGHPTQRLPHIASLTFANIEGESILLNLDMHNVCASAGSACSATSLEPSHVLQAMGIPLHRARGALRLSVGHRNTPDEIEHVLELLPGIVSQLRAMAVV, from the coding sequence ATGAGCGACCTAATTTACCTCGACCATGCCGCAACGACGCCGGTTGATCCGGCTGTTCTCGACGCCATGCTGCCCTATCTCACGGAGCAGTGGGGCAACCCTTCCGGCATCTACAGTATTGCGCGCCAGGCCAAGCGGGCGGTGGAGGAAGCGCGGGAGGACATTGCGGATGTCTTCTTGTGCAGTCCCAATGAAATCGTCTTAACCGGCAGCGGCAGCGAGGGCGCAAATCTTGCCCTGAAGGGTGTGGCGTACGCCCGGCGTGACGAGGGCAGGCACGTTATCACTACCCAGATCGAACACCACGCGGTGCTGCACACATGCCATAGGTTGGAGAGGGAAGGTTTCGAGGTAACTTATCTCCCGGTTGACCGGCACGGCATCGTAAACCTGGACGCGCTGCGTGCCGCCGTACGTCCGGATACCGTCCTACTCAGCATGATGATCGCCAACAATGAGGTCGGCACCGTCCAACCCCTGCAAGAGGCGATAGTGGCGGCACGGGAACTGAACGAGGACATTGTCGTGCACACTGACGCCGTGCAGGCCGCCGGTTGCATGGATCTGGATGTAGAAGAACTTGACATCGATCTTATGTCAATTGCTGCCCATAAATTCTATGGGCCGAAAGGTATCGGCGCACTCTTCACGCGGCGCGGCACGCCGCTCATCCCATTGGTCCAGGGCGGCGGACAAGAGCGTAACCGGCGCTCCGGCACGGAAAACGTGCCCTACGCCGTAGGCATGGCGAAAGCGCTTGCATTGTCCCAGGCGCACCGCGACGAACGCAATGCGCATTGCCGGGCGTTGCGGGACCGCCTGCTTGGCAGCGTTTGCGAGGGGATTGAGATCGCGGAGCGCACCGGCCATCCTACCCAGCGGCTGCCGCACATTGCCAGTCTCACGTTCGCAAACATTGAAGGCGAAAGCATTCTCCTCAACCTCGACATGCACAATGTCTGCGCCTCCGCCGGATCGGCCTGCTCTGCCACCTCGTTGGAACCTTCTCACGTGCTGCAAGCGATGGGCATCCCGCTGCACCGTGCGCGAGGCGCGCTGCGTTTGAGCGTGGGTCACAGGAACACGCCGGACGAGATCGAACACGTGCTGGAGCTACTGCCCGGTATCGTAAGCCAGTTGCGCGCCATGGCCGTGGTATGA
- a CDS encoding ABC transporter permease subunit, whose translation MLRNLLLKTLRDQRIPVLAYGLGLGALALLVIAIYPSFAASGAELEEAMKNLPDAYKAFTGGVLSLTEFDGYLVSQYLIILPLILAIFAIIEGTGALRGEEERGTMDTLLSLPISRSQVVLHKTAATLLSLVLVLVIIGVVLWVSIGFVDEATLELDRLALVMLNAFGMGALFNCFSLFLSASLPSRRLAGVLGAVFTVGAYFFDAMTDIVENLYDYRILGPFNYFEPLAVLREDISFQDPAVLLGASLVFLALAVFIFRRRDIAGI comes from the coding sequence ATGCTGCGGAATCTTCTGCTCAAGACTCTGCGTGACCAGCGCATCCCCGTACTGGCCTACGGACTAGGTCTGGGCGCGCTCGCACTGCTGGTAATCGCCATCTATCCCAGTTTCGCAGCGAGCGGCGCTGAGCTTGAGGAAGCCATGAAGAACCTGCCCGACGCCTACAAGGCCTTTACGGGCGGCGTGCTTTCGCTAACAGAATTTGACGGCTATCTCGTATCGCAGTACTTGATCATCCTGCCGTTGATCCTTGCCATTTTCGCCATAATCGAGGGCACCGGTGCGCTGCGCGGCGAAGAGGAACGCGGCACCATGGATACCCTGCTCTCCCTGCCTATTTCGCGCAGCCAGGTTGTTCTGCACAAGACAGCCGCAACTCTCTTGAGCCTCGTCCTAGTGCTCGTGATTATAGGCGTGGTGCTCTGGGTAAGCATCGGCTTCGTGGACGAAGCCACCTTGGAGCTCGACCGGCTTGCTCTTGTCATGCTCAACGCGTTCGGCATGGGCGCGCTCTTCAATTGCTTTTCGCTCTTCCTGTCCGCCTCGCTCCCCTCGCGCCGCCTTGCAGGCGTGCTTGGCGCCGTCTTCACGGTGGGCGCTTACTTCTTCGATGCCATGACGGACATTGTCGAAAACCTCTACGATTACCGCATCTTAGGGCCTTTCAACTACTTCGAACCGCTGGCAGTCTTGCGGGAGGACATTTCTTTCCAAGACCCCGCGGTGCTGCTGGGCGCCAGCCTCGTCTTCCTTGCGTTGGCAGTGTTCATCTTCCGGCGGCGGGATATTGCCGGCATCTAG
- a CDS encoding ABC transporter ATP-binding protein, giving the protein MAQELAIETRQLTKFYGKSRGVIDLDLDVRRGEIYGFVGPNGAGKTTTVRLLLDLIRPTRGTATILGMDVQGQSKAIRARVGFLPGDLRMYENLTGRQLLRFFGTVRGVTDMSYVHELAERLDAELNRRIGTLSRGNKQKLGVLQALMHRPDLILFDEATSGLDPLMQQELYGILNEYRQQGGTVFFSSHNLDEVERICDRVGVIRDGTLILSDTLEAIQEKQVRRLRLEFAEPPQADFLSGLEGVQKESQENTTVIALIQGNLAGALIEAARYTVVDIEYQERRLEDIFLQYYETREEAHAAESSAQDSA; this is encoded by the coding sequence GTGGCACAAGAACTGGCAATTGAAACGCGCCAGCTAACGAAATTCTACGGCAAGAGTCGTGGCGTCATAGACCTTGATCTTGACGTGCGACGCGGAGAAATCTACGGCTTCGTGGGCCCCAACGGGGCAGGCAAGACGACCACCGTCCGCCTGCTGCTCGATCTTATCCGTCCCACCCGCGGCACAGCCACGATCCTCGGCATGGATGTGCAAGGCCAGTCGAAAGCCATCCGTGCCCGCGTCGGGTTCCTGCCCGGCGACCTGCGCATGTATGAGAATCTTACCGGTAGGCAACTCCTGCGGTTCTTCGGTACTGTGCGCGGCGTAACGGACATGTCGTACGTGCACGAATTGGCCGAGCGGTTGGATGCCGAACTTAATCGGCGCATCGGCACATTGTCGCGGGGCAACAAGCAGAAACTCGGCGTGTTGCAGGCGCTCATGCACCGGCCGGACTTGATTCTCTTCGATGAAGCCACCAGCGGACTCGATCCGCTCATGCAACAAGAGCTATACGGCATTCTGAACGAGTACCGCCAGCAGGGCGGCACGGTCTTCTTCTCCAGTCACAATCTGGACGAGGTAGAGCGCATCTGCGACCGTGTGGGCGTGATCCGCGACGGCACGCTCATTCTGAGCGACACCCTGGAAGCCATCCAAGAGAAGCAAGTGCGGCGTTTACGCCTGGAATTCGCCGAACCGCCCCAGGCGGACTTCCTTAGCGGACTAGAAGGCGTGCAAAAAGAGTCCCAGGAAAACACCACCGTGATTGCGCTGATCCAGGGCAACTTGGCCGGCGCGCTCATAGAAGCGGCGCGCTACACGGTGGTAGACATCGAGTACCAGGAACGACGCCTCGAAGACATCTTTCTCCAGTATTACGAAACCCGAGAGGAAGCCCATGCTGCGGAATCTTCTGCTCAAGACTCTGCGTGA
- a CDS encoding TIGR00266 family protein: MEYEILHRPSYALLSMQLNAGENVSAEAGAMVSMSSGIEIETSMRGGLLGGLRRKFLGGESFFINTFNAAQSGEVNFAPSLPGDIYAVELNNEVIFAQSGSFIASTAGVEVDSSWGGAKTFFSGEGLFLLKISGSGVVFLSSYGAIQEIALEAGQSYTVDTGHMVSFAEGVGYSVRRVGGMKSTLFSGEGLVVELTGPGKVTIQSRSTDAFLAWLIPHLPSGDSG, from the coding sequence GTGGAATACGAGATCCTACACCGTCCGTCGTATGCGCTGCTCAGCATGCAATTGAATGCGGGCGAGAACGTGAGCGCCGAGGCCGGCGCCATGGTCAGCATGTCGAGCGGCATCGAGATCGAGACCAGTATGCGCGGCGGACTGTTAGGCGGTCTGCGACGCAAATTCCTGGGTGGCGAGTCTTTCTTCATAAACACGTTCAACGCGGCGCAGAGCGGAGAAGTGAATTTTGCCCCCAGTCTTCCCGGCGACATCTATGCGGTTGAACTCAACAACGAAGTGATATTTGCCCAGTCCGGCTCATTCATCGCCTCGACGGCCGGAGTGGAAGTGGACTCGTCGTGGGGCGGCGCCAAGACGTTCTTTTCCGGTGAAGGCCTCTTTCTTCTCAAGATTAGCGGCAGCGGCGTCGTGTTCCTCTCCAGCTACGGCGCTATTCAAGAAATTGCGCTGGAAGCAGGGCAGTCCTACACCGTGGACACAGGGCACATGGTCTCATTCGCCGAGGGTGTCGGCTACAGCGTACGCCGCGTGGGCGGCATGAAGTCCACGCTCTTCAGCGGCGAGGGCTTGGTGGTGGAGCTGACCGGCCCCGGCAAGGTGACGATCCAGTCCCGCAGCACCGACGCCTTCCTGGCCTGGCTCATACCGCACTTGCCGAGTGGAGACTCCGGTTAG